A stretch of the Merismopedia glauca CCAP 1448/3 genome encodes the following:
- a CDS encoding DUF2834 domain-containing protein, protein MNQKPVFLGIWLGLILYAAFIAPPNDPNTTTLILNLSTGSWEGINPLVISLFNLMGIWPIIYMMVLLFDGREQKIPAWPFVATSFGVGAFALLPYLALRQPNPEFSGEKNLLLKILDSRWLGLAVTLGALTLLGYGLISGDWQDFVRQWESSKFIHVMSLDFCLLCLLFTFTVQDDLKRRQTADDSPLQWIVWVPFLGALVYLCRRSPTIAKIAKNSTPKEA, encoded by the coding sequence ATGAATCAAAAACCAGTTTTTTTGGGAATATGGCTGGGATTAATCCTATATGCTGCTTTTATCGCTCCTCCCAACGACCCGAATACCACAACCTTAATTCTCAATCTCTCCACAGGTAGCTGGGAGGGAATTAACCCTCTTGTCATTTCCCTATTTAATTTAATGGGAATTTGGCCCATTATTTACATGATGGTTCTATTATTTGATGGTAGAGAGCAAAAAATACCAGCTTGGCCATTTGTCGCTACTTCCTTTGGCGTGGGAGCATTTGCTCTACTTCCCTATCTAGCACTACGCCAACCGAACCCAGAATTTAGCGGTGAGAAAAATCTGCTCTTGAAAATTTTAGATTCTCGCTGGTTGGGTTTAGCCGTTACGTTGGGAGCATTAACTCTACTAGGCTATGGATTAATTAGTGGCGATTGGCAAGATTTCGTCAGACAATGGGAAAGTAGCAAGTTTATCCACGTCATGAGCTTAGATTTTTGCTTATTATGCTTATTATTTACATTTACTGTCCAAGATGACTTGAAACGCCGACAAACAGCCGATGATTCTCCACTCCAGTGGATTGTCTGGGTGCCTTTCTTGGGAGCTTTGGTATATTTGTGTCGGCGATCGCCCACAATAGCAAAAATAGCAAAAAACTCTACCCCAAAAGAAGCCTAA
- the tig gene encoding trigger factor: MKVTQEKLSGSRVGLEIEIPAEMSKKVYEKVVQDLSRTAKIPGFRKGKVPRQVLLQRFGSESIKQAVLEDLIQDGFKSALQQEDIPAIGNYQVLSSFDELVKHYQPGESFTFSAAVDVPPEVQLGDYASLKVQAEENPYDVAEVDQFLEERRTEKATLIPVEGRNAQSGDVAVVDYTGKYLPLEDGEESLEISGAQVSDFEMELSEGRFLDDIVKGIIGMNIGETKEVSVEFPDDYPREDLAGKTTLFTISLKDLKEKELPALDDDFAQEVSEFETLSELQSSLEQQFQEKAEQGATANIENAILKELLNYTEIDLPETMIQQEVETMLRQTLSQLQSYGIDTKKILNQETMAQMQQESRPEAINRLKQSLALEEIGKQRSLTIPADKLEAEIDKWKKQLAGQKFDPERLQEVVESDLMKEEAMKWLRENVTVELLPPGSLAEASEAEENVAESEVSESAATTETPE; this comes from the coding sequence ATGAAAGTTACTCAGGAAAAGCTTAGTGGTAGTCGCGTTGGACTGGAAATTGAAATTCCCGCAGAAATGTCGAAAAAAGTCTATGAAAAGGTAGTTCAAGACTTATCGCGCACTGCTAAAATTCCTGGGTTCCGTAAGGGTAAAGTTCCCCGCCAAGTGCTGCTACAGAGATTTGGTTCTGAAAGCATCAAACAGGCTGTATTAGAAGATTTAATTCAAGATGGTTTCAAAAGTGCCCTCCAGCAAGAGGATATTCCGGCTATTGGTAATTATCAGGTTCTATCTTCTTTTGATGAGTTAGTTAAGCACTATCAACCAGGAGAGTCATTTACTTTCTCAGCCGCAGTAGATGTGCCTCCAGAAGTACAATTGGGTGATTATGCAAGTCTTAAGGTTCAAGCCGAAGAAAATCCTTACGATGTGGCAGAAGTAGACCAATTTTTAGAGGAACGCCGTACAGAAAAAGCGACTTTAATCCCTGTAGAAGGACGCAACGCTCAAAGCGGCGATGTGGCTGTAGTTGACTACACTGGTAAATATCTACCACTTGAAGATGGTGAAGAGTCTTTAGAAATTTCTGGCGCTCAAGTCTCGGATTTTGAGATGGAGCTATCAGAAGGTAGATTTTTAGATGATATTGTCAAGGGCATTATTGGCATGAATATCGGCGAAACTAAAGAAGTTTCAGTTGAATTCCCCGATGATTATCCTAGAGAAGATTTGGCTGGTAAAACTACCTTATTTACTATTAGTCTCAAAGATCTCAAAGAGAAAGAATTACCTGCCTTAGATGACGATTTTGCCCAAGAAGTCAGCGAATTTGAAACATTAAGTGAGTTGCAATCATCTTTAGAGCAACAATTTCAGGAAAAAGCTGAGCAAGGCGCTACAGCTAACATTGAAAATGCGATTTTGAAGGAACTGTTGAATTATACCGAGATAGATTTGCCAGAAACTATGATTCAGCAGGAAGTTGAAACTATGTTGAGGCAGACTTTATCACAACTCCAAAGTTACGGTATAGATACCAAAAAAATTCTCAATCAAGAAACTATGGCGCAAATGCAACAAGAATCCCGTCCTGAAGCCATAAATCGCCTCAAACAGTCTTTAGCCTTAGAAGAAATCGGCAAACAACGTTCTTTGACTATACCAGCCGACAAGCTAGAAGCAGAGATCGATAAGTGGAAAAAGCAGCTAGCAGGACAAAAGTTCGATCCAGAAAGGTTGCAAGAAGTAGTCGAGTCTGACTTGATGAAAGAAGAAGCGATGAAGTGGCTCAGAGAGAATGTTACAGTAGAGTTATTGCCGCCTGGTTCCTTAGCTGAAGCATCTGAAGCAGAAGAAAATGTAGCTGAGTCAGAGGTTAGCGAATCAGCAGCTACCACCGAGACTCCAGAATAG
- a CDS encoding aspartate-semialdehyde dehydrogenase has protein sequence MCILSNSYKVAILGATGAVGTEILELLASRNFPVSQLKLLASGRSAGKTMEFKGESLPVEMVSDRSFDGIDLVLASAGGSISKELAPKAVSAGAVVIDNSSAFRMQPQVPLVVPEVNPEAARNHQGIIANPNCTTILMAVALWPLHQHQPIKRVVVSTYQSASGAGARAMEEVKQQARAILAGKEPETHIFPYPLAFNLFPHNTPLNEQGYCEEEMKMVNETRKIFNAPDFSLTATCVRVPVLRAHSEAINLEFNEPFSPSQAKSILSQAPGVKVVEDWQANYFPMPVDATGKDEVLVGRIRQDISHPCGLELWLCGDQIRKGAALNAVQIAELLVK, from the coding sequence ATGTGTATTTTGTCAAATTCCTATAAAGTGGCTATATTAGGTGCTACAGGAGCCGTGGGGACTGAAATTTTAGAGTTGTTAGCTAGTCGTAATTTTCCGGTATCACAATTAAAACTTTTGGCTTCAGGTCGTTCTGCGGGGAAGACAATGGAGTTTAAAGGTGAAAGTTTACCAGTTGAGATGGTGAGCGATCGCTCTTTTGATGGTATAGATCTAGTATTGGCTTCGGCTGGTGGTTCTATCTCTAAAGAGTTAGCACCCAAAGCAGTGAGTGCGGGTGCGGTGGTAATTGACAACTCCAGCGCCTTTAGAATGCAACCTCAAGTCCCCTTAGTCGTACCAGAAGTTAACCCAGAAGCAGCTAGAAACCACCAAGGAATCATTGCTAACCCCAACTGTACGACAATCTTGATGGCTGTGGCTCTTTGGCCATTACATCAGCACCAACCCATTAAACGTGTGGTAGTATCAACCTATCAATCGGCTAGCGGTGCTGGAGCTAGGGCGATGGAAGAAGTTAAACAACAAGCCAGAGCCATATTAGCAGGAAAGGAACCAGAAACTCATATTTTCCCCTATCCTTTAGCCTTTAACCTCTTTCCCCATAATACTCCCCTCAACGAACAGGGATACTGTGAGGAAGAAATGAAAATGGTGAATGAAACTCGTAAGATTTTTAATGCGCCAGATTTCTCCTTGACAGCTACTTGTGTACGGGTTCCCGTACTCCGCGCTCATTCAGAAGCGATTAACCTAGAATTTAACGAGCCATTTTCTCCTAGCCAAGCTAAATCAATTCTGAGTCAGGCTCCAGGAGTTAAAGTAGTAGAAGATTGGCAAGCTAATTATTTTCCTATGCCAGTTGATGCCACAGGCAAAGATGAGGTTTTAGTAGGGAGAATCCGCCAAGATATCTCTCATCCCTGCGGTTTAGAATTATGGCTATGTGGCGACCAAATTCGTAAAGGCGCAGCTTTAAACGCAGTTCAAATCGCTGAATTATTGGTTAAGTAA